One Bacillota bacterium DNA segment encodes these proteins:
- a CDS encoding septum formation initiator family protein → MAIALENRPERTIKRRTVWQRRRRGGRNWCALLLVGLLLYFGYFSWGQFKLMLELRRELSQVEQGIVAAEQHSQELTAEIEYLKSDFYIEKVARQELGLVKPGEIIFMPESSWDQGDRLH, encoded by the coding sequence ATGGCCATTGCACTGGAGAACAGGCCGGAGAGAACAATAAAACGGCGAACTGTCTGGCAGCGACGGCGTAGAGGGGGGAGAAATTGGTGTGCACTGCTCCTGGTAGGGCTGCTACTTTATTTTGGCTACTTTTCCTGGGGCCAATTTAAATTAATGTTGGAACTAAGACGAGAGCTGTCACAGGTAGAACAAGGAATAGTTGCAGCTGAGCAGCACTCACAAGAGCTTACAGCCGAGATCGAGTATCTAAAAAGTGACTTTTACATTGAGAAAGTTGCTCGACAGGAGTTAGGGCTGGTCAAACCCGGAGAGATTATTTTTATGCCTGAGAGTTCATGGGACCAAGGAGACCGACTGCATTGA
- the yabP gene encoding sporulation protein YabP, whose product MITPVPDGHTVVLKNRESLEVSGVRQVESFDDKSVVLETTLGLLSIRGSGLHINQLNVEEEKLEMEGEITILEYSPDRAQLRGKGLLARLLK is encoded by the coding sequence ATGATAACACCGGTACCGGATGGCCATACGGTAGTGCTGAAGAATCGTGAGTCATTGGAAGTGAGCGGTGTTCGGCAAGTGGAAAGCTTTGATGACAAAAGCGTAGTGCTAGAGACCACCCTCGGACTGCTATCGATACGGGGCAGCGGACTTCATATCAACCAGCTCAATGTGGAAGAGGAAAAACTGGAAATGGAAGGAGAAATCACGATCCTTGAATACAGCCCGGACCGGGCACAACTGCGGGGCAAAGGTTTGTTGGCACGTCTCCTGAAGTAA
- a CDS encoding SpoIID/LytB domain-containing protein — protein MLRPRNLALVLLLLAVATGCLQKPQKAPRPQATPQQTGPVATARSGREPTLTLFDNKSGQKKEIKLEDYVAGVVAAEMDPSWPVEALAAQAILARTFTLEALETKGGTRSLHGTDVSTKVEEFQAYDPSRLNDNVRKAVQTTRGKVLTYKGDLIKAWFSAYAGTRTALAKEGLSFKEPEPAYIKSVSNPGAKSAPPEDKVWTATFSRSELEAALSKMGLQPGNGSTVSVAKRGPTGRAVQINVFGTNADGADLRVALGSTRLKSILIDNIRVKDDQVVFHGRGYGHGVGMCQWGAYTLAKEGKKPEEIVRHFFKGVKVEKLYS, from the coding sequence TTGTTACGACCAAGAAACTTAGCCTTAGTGTTGTTACTTCTGGCGGTAGCTACCGGCTGTCTGCAAAAACCGCAAAAAGCGCCGCGGCCCCAAGCTACGCCGCAGCAGACTGGGCCGGTGGCAACGGCCCGGTCCGGTCGAGAGCCGACCTTAACCTTGTTTGATAATAAGAGTGGGCAAAAGAAGGAAATCAAGCTGGAGGATTATGTTGCCGGTGTGGTGGCGGCTGAAATGGATCCCTCCTGGCCGGTGGAAGCGCTGGCGGCCCAGGCCATCTTGGCCCGAACCTTCACCTTAGAGGCTTTGGAGACCAAAGGTGGTACCAGATCACTGCACGGTACTGATGTCTCCACCAAAGTGGAAGAGTTTCAAGCTTATGATCCGTCCCGCCTAAACGATAACGTCCGCAAAGCAGTACAGACCACGCGGGGTAAGGTGCTGACTTATAAGGGTGACTTGATCAAGGCCTGGTTTTCCGCTTATGCCGGGACGCGCACAGCTTTGGCCAAAGAAGGGCTCAGCTTCAAGGAGCCTGAGCCGGCCTACATTAAGAGCGTGAGCAATCCCGGAGCCAAGAGCGCACCGCCAGAAGACAAAGTCTGGACAGCCACGTTTTCGCGCAGTGAGCTGGAAGCGGCCCTGAGCAAAATGGGTCTACAGCCTGGCAATGGGAGTACAGTGAGCGTAGCCAAACGCGGTCCCACCGGCCGAGCGGTACAGATCAATGTCTTTGGAACTAACGCAGACGGTGCAGACTTGAGAGTGGCCCTGGGCAGTACCCGTTTAAAATCCATTCTCATTGACAATATTCGGGTTAAGGATGACCAAGTTGTTTTTCATGGTCGAGGTTATGGGCACGGTGTGGGCATGTGTCAGTGGGGAGCTTATACATTGGCCAAGGAGGGGAAAAAGCCGGAGGAGATCGTGCGCCATTTCTTCAAAGGGGTAAAAGTGGAAAAATTATATAGCTAA
- a CDS encoding RNA-binding S4 domain-containing protein: protein MRLDKFLKVSRLIKRRTLAKEAAQRGRILINNNVAKPASEVLVGDMLELGLGRRRLLVEVLAIKENVPAAEAANLYRVIKDERVAETDAPDRLDR from the coding sequence ATGCGCTTAGATAAGTTTCTGAAAGTGTCGCGATTGATCAAGCGCCGCACTTTGGCCAAAGAAGCGGCCCAGCGGGGGCGGATCTTAATTAACAATAATGTCGCCAAGCCCGCCAGCGAAGTCCTAGTCGGCGATATGTTGGAGCTGGGACTGGGTAGGCGACGCCTTCTCGTGGAGGTGCTGGCTATTAAAGAAAATGTTCCTGCCGCCGAGGCAGCCAACCTTTATCGGGTAATTAAAGATGAACGGGTAGCCGAGACCGATGCTCCAGACAGGTTAGACCGCTGA
- a CDS encoding HU family DNA-binding protein — translation MNKTELVSAVAEKTGLTKKDADKAVNALFEVVTETLADGERVQVVGFGTFEVRDRAARKGRNPQTGEVIDIAAAKLPAFKAGKALRQAVDK, via the coding sequence TTGAACAAGACCGAGTTGGTCAGTGCTGTGGCAGAAAAAACAGGGTTAACCAAGAAAGATGCCGATAAGGCAGTAAACGCACTTTTTGAAGTGGTTACCGAGACTTTGGCCGACGGGGAGAGAGTACAAGTTGTAGGTTTTGGCACGTTTGAAGTTCGCGATCGGGCTGCCCGCAAGGGCCGTAATCCGCAGACAGGAGAAGTTATAGACATTGCAGCGGCCAAACTCCCGGCCTTCAAAGCAGGTAAGGCTCTGCGCCAGGCCGTGGACAAGTAA
- the mazG gene encoding nucleoside triphosphate pyrophosphohydrolase yields the protein MAYCYLWFGRCRPTIWPCSVLLGTSCPAAWILGGGNEVSKNDEKWQRPQVPLDPLLEVMATLRGSAGCPWDREQTHASLRRYLIEECYEVIEAIDENDMNKLVEELGDLLLQVVFHARIAEEAGFFDLNDVIQGIVAKMIRRHPHVFGQTKVKDSKEVLVNWAAIKQQEKELCGQNDGVLAGIPQGLPALLRAYKIQGRAARVGFDWPSVNGAWEKVMEEAAELKTAATEGDARAVTEELGDLLFAVVNVARFLQVEPELALAATTAKFERRFHHIEQQAARQGLSLAELSLQDMDTLWEQAKKQEKIT from the coding sequence ATGGCCTATTGTTATTTGTGGTTCGGGCGGTGCAGGCCAACGATTTGGCCTTGCTCAGTGCTTTTGGGCACAAGCTGTCCCGCCGCTTGGATCCTAGGAGGAGGTAACGAGGTGTCTAAAAATGATGAAAAATGGCAGCGCCCGCAAGTGCCACTGGACCCGTTGCTAGAGGTGATGGCCACCTTGCGCGGATCGGCGGGATGCCCCTGGGATCGGGAGCAGACTCATGCCTCCTTGCGCCGCTACCTGATTGAAGAATGCTATGAGGTTATCGAGGCCATCGATGAGAATGATATGAATAAACTGGTGGAAGAGTTGGGAGACTTACTGTTACAGGTGGTCTTTCATGCCCGTATCGCTGAGGAAGCGGGGTTTTTTGACCTGAACGACGTGATTCAAGGCATAGTGGCCAAGATGATTCGTCGACATCCGCATGTTTTTGGCCAAACTAAGGTTAAAGACAGCAAAGAGGTATTAGTGAACTGGGCAGCTATTAAGCAGCAGGAAAAAGAGCTCTGCGGCCAGAATGACGGGGTGTTGGCTGGAATACCCCAGGGACTGCCGGCACTGCTGCGGGCCTATAAGATCCAGGGACGGGCAGCCCGGGTGGGCTTTGATTGGCCTAGTGTCAACGGTGCTTGGGAGAAAGTGATGGAGGAAGCAGCGGAACTTAAAACCGCTGCCACCGAAGGCGATGCACGGGCTGTAACCGAAGAGCTCGGGGATTTACTGTTTGCGGTGGTCAATGTGGCTCGCTTTCTGCAAGTGGAACCGGAGCTGGCACTGGCCGCCACCACAGCCAAATTTGAGCGCCGATTTCACCATATCGAACAGCAGGCAGCACGCCAGGGATTGTCGCTGGCAGAATTATCGCTCCAGGATATGGATACCCTATGGGAACAAGCCAAGAAACAAGAAAAAATTACCTAA